The Hyphomicrobiales bacterium genome includes a window with the following:
- a CDS encoding antitoxin of toxin-antitoxin stability system translates to MPQIIETTVYEFHELSDDAKEQARTWFREGVGDWDWHDFIYDDFEEICRILGIELKTHPVRLMGGGTRQKPCIWFSGFSSQGDGAALEGTYTYEKGAARRIRKHAPEDANLHRIADRLFAIQRDNFFQLRADAHHRGRYCHAYSMEIVVARYSPHWQDMTAEAEDAVTECLRDLANWLYRQLEREWDYMMSDEYADEGIAANEYTFTETGRRFG, encoded by the coding sequence ATGCCGCAGATCATCGAAACCACCGTCTATGAATTCCACGAGCTTTCCGATGACGCCAAAGAGCAAGCCCGCACCTGGTTCCGCGAAGGCGTCGGAGACTGGGATTGGCACGATTTCATCTATGACGATTTCGAGGAAATCTGCCGCATCCTCGGCATCGAGTTGAAGACCCATCCCGTCCGCCTGATGGGCGGCGGCACGCGGCAAAAGCCGTGCATCTGGTTCTCGGGCTTCTCGTCCCAAGGCGATGGCGCGGCTCTCGAAGGCACCTACACCTATGAAAAAGGCGCGGCCCGGCGTATCCGGAAGCACGCGCCCGAGGACGCCAACCTGCATCGCATCGCGGATCGCCTGTTCGCGATCCAGCGCGACAACTTCTTCCAGCTCCGTGCCGATGCGCATCACCGTGGCCGCTACTGCCACGCCTACAGCATGGAGATCGTCGTCGCGCGGTACAGCCCGCACTGGCAGGACATGACCGCCGAAGCCGAGGACGCCGTAACCGAATGCCTGCGCGATCTCGCAAACTGGCTCTACCGCCAGCTTGAGCGCGAGTGGGACTACATGATGAGTGACGAGTACGCCGACGAGGGCATCGCCGCGAACGAATACACCTTCACCGAAACCGGGCGCCGGTTTGGCTGA
- a CDS encoding ParB N-terminal domain-containing protein, protein MTKTTKKITLATTRDIPFNKLVLSQANVRTVKTGVSIEELAEDIARRGLLQSLCARPVIGTDGKETGMYEVPAGGRRYRALERLVKDKRLAKTAPVPCIVREDGIAEEDSLAENTQREALHPVDQFRAFNTLIDKGLSEEEIAARFFVTPSVVKQRLRLSAVSPRLIDLYIAEEMTLEQLMAFTLTADHARQEQVWDSLQQGWNKEAYYIRRLLTEGAVSGSDRRARFVGIEPYEKAGGAVTRDLFENDNGGWLQDPALLDRLAEEKLRAEAEHLAQEGWKWIAAAIDFPYGHMQGLRRLAGETVDMTAEEEATRAALAEEYDRLEAEYAEADELPEEIDQRLGELEEMIEALDDRPVLYDPADIARAGLFVSLDRDGSLDVERGYVRPEDEAPATATDGEADHDDVDEGGSRVVVITVGGEAAESEDDPEDAGIRPLSDRLVTELTAQKTVALGAELAQQPDIALTAVVHALTLGTLYRCAADESCLQVRITPPNLRDLVDPNATPGVAYLDRDRADWAHRLPEKPAELWPWCLSQPRENLLDLLAFVAGNLVDATQRGHERADNPRLRHGHALARAVDLDMAAAGWKPTGDNYLGRVPKARILEAVREGKGESAAQLIDHLKKGEMAKEAERLLADTGWLPDPLRPASPDEADDSDGAEADLPEFLAGDGDDEDAEGEAEDEVLAAAE, encoded by the coding sequence ATGACCAAGACCACCAAGAAGATCACTCTCGCGACCACGCGGGACATACCCTTTAACAAGCTCGTCCTGAGCCAGGCCAACGTCCGCACGGTCAAGACCGGCGTCTCGATCGAGGAGCTGGCGGAAGACATCGCCCGCCGCGGCCTGCTTCAGAGCCTCTGCGCCCGTCCCGTCATCGGGACCGACGGCAAGGAAACCGGCATGTACGAGGTGCCTGCCGGCGGCCGGCGCTATCGCGCACTGGAGCGTCTCGTCAAGGACAAGCGCCTGGCGAAGACCGCGCCGGTGCCCTGCATCGTCAGGGAAGACGGAATCGCGGAGGAAGACTCGCTTGCCGAGAACACGCAGCGCGAGGCGCTGCACCCTGTTGACCAGTTCCGCGCTTTCAACACGCTGATCGACAAGGGCCTGAGCGAGGAGGAGATCGCGGCGCGATTCTTCGTCACGCCGTCCGTCGTGAAACAGCGCCTGCGCCTTTCCGCCGTCTCGCCCAGGCTGATCGACCTCTACATCGCCGAGGAGATGACGCTGGAGCAGCTCATGGCCTTCACGCTCACCGCCGACCATGCCCGTCAGGAGCAGGTCTGGGACTCACTCCAGCAGGGCTGGAACAAAGAGGCCTATTATATCCGCCGGCTTCTGACCGAAGGCGCGGTCAGCGGCTCCGACCGGCGCGCGCGCTTTGTCGGTATCGAGCCTTACGAAAAGGCTGGCGGCGCCGTCACCCGCGATCTCTTTGAGAATGATAACGGCGGCTGGCTTCAGGATCCCGCGTTGCTTGACCGCCTTGCCGAAGAGAAGCTGAGGGCGGAAGCGGAGCATCTCGCGCAGGAGGGCTGGAAGTGGATCGCCGCGGCGATCGATTTCCCCTACGGCCACATGCAGGGTCTGCGCCGACTTGCCGGCGAGACCGTCGATATGACGGCGGAGGAGGAAGCCACCCGCGCCGCGCTCGCCGAAGAATACGATCGTCTGGAGGCGGAGTACGCGGAAGCTGACGAACTGCCCGAGGAGATCGATCAGCGCCTCGGCGAGCTGGAGGAGATGATCGAAGCGCTCGATGATCGCCCGGTGCTGTACGATCCCGCCGATATCGCCCGCGCCGGCCTTTTCGTCAGCCTTGACCGCGACGGCAGCCTGGATGTCGAGCGCGGCTATGTCCGCCCCGAAGACGAAGCGCCCGCGACGGCAACGGACGGCGAGGCGGACCACGATGATGTGGACGAAGGCGGGTCGCGTGTCGTTGTCATCACCGTAGGCGGCGAAGCGGCCGAATCCGAAGATGACCCGGAGGACGCGGGCATTCGTCCGCTTTCGGACCGGCTTGTGACGGAACTGACCGCGCAGAAGACCGTTGCGCTCGGCGCGGAACTCGCCCAGCAGCCCGATATCGCGCTCACAGCCGTCGTCCATGCGCTGACGCTCGGCACGCTCTACCGGTGCGCGGCCGATGAAAGCTGCTTGCAGGTGCGGATCACGCCGCCGAACCTGCGCGATCTGGTCGATCCGAACGCGACGCCCGGCGTTGCGTATCTCGACCGCGACCGCGCCGACTGGGCACACCGTCTGCCGGAGAAGCCGGCAGAACTCTGGCCCTGGTGCCTGAGCCAGCCGCGCGAGAATCTTCTGGACCTTCTCGCCTTCGTCGCCGGCAACTTGGTCGACGCCACGCAGCGTGGCCACGAACGCGCCGACAATCCGCGTCTTCGCCATGGCCACGCGCTTGCCCGCGCGGTCGATCTCGACATGGCTGCGGCAGGCTGGAAGCCGACCGGCGACAACTATCTCGGCCGTGTGCCGAAGGCCCGCATCCTTGAGGCGGTGCGCGAAGGCAAGGGCGAGAGCGCGGCGCAGCTCATCGACCATCTCAAGAAAGGCGAGATGGCGAAGGAAGCCGAGCGGCTTCTCGCCGATACCGGCTGGTTGCCCGATCCGCTGCGCCCGGCCTCGCCGGACGAGGCCGATGACAGCGATGGCGCCGAGGCGGACCTCCCGGAGTTCCTCGCCGGAGACGGCGATGACGAGGACGCCGAAGGCGAGGCCGAAGACGAAGTGCTCGCTGCCGCCGAATAA
- a CDS encoding Tn3 family transposase, with product MDEWQSYESTSTIWMLNDAEQTFINRYKGANRLRCAALLKFLQNEARFPKTFDEVPAAGTHMLSKSLGTGVLELGRYDPQSGTNIRQRAEIRSFTGFRPPKPADYKILQKWLAAEAIEEPEPDQDRALFECLKAWCLKNRVELPTEGQQERIINAAVAAFEESLFAKISSGLSEHSRTAIDRMLTPVTSEDGDNSTALFSLLKGDAGKPSLNSVFTELSKLAEIDALNLPADLFDGTPHKTVDLYRCRAATESIRDMRRHPEAVRYTLAAAFFSERRREVIDGLIELLIQIIHKLQVQAEKRVIRELVGGIREVSNKKATLYKVAEAAVAHPDGKIRDVLFPVVGEQVLADLVREYQASGPLYTERVEIYVRNSYKRHYRRMVPAILEALRFQSGNQYHQPVTGALRYLQANSPAQRNVPIDEVPIDGIVPRSLQPLLIEGGNQERHINRISYEICVLRALRNGLRCREVWVDGANRYRNPDDDVPQDFEERRQVYYQDLRLPETADSFVSDLRGKMAEALCSLNQTLSRNPKVSLRLHGKNLIKVSPLEPQPEPQFLQKLKAEVAGRWPLTSLLDIVKEADFQTGFTDMFRGLGDREILSREKLQPRLLLCLYALGTNTGLKRILAGGSDLTFDELRYVRERYIHKDALKAAIARVVNATLKVRHPEVWGEGTMGCASDSKQIHAWDQNLMSEWHIRYKGRGVMVYWHVEKNSLCIYSQLKRCSSSEVGAMIEGVMRHCTDMEIDRQYVDSHGQSEVAFAFCELLGFSLMPRLKGIARQKLYLPEAGAGRQYDNLTPILTRPINWDLIAQQYDQMVKYAAALQKGTAHAESILRRFTRNNRQHPTYQALAELGRAVKTIFLCQYLESEELRQEIHEALNVVENCNSTVEFIFFARNSELSSNQLVNQEISVLALHLLQVCLVYVNTLMIQQVLAEKNWLGRMREEDRRALTALIYAHVTPYGSFALDMTKRLFPEPEPVKLAA from the coding sequence ATGGATGAATGGCAATCATATGAAAGTACAAGTACGATCTGGATGTTAAACGATGCGGAGCAAACCTTTATCAATAGATACAAGGGAGCGAACCGATTACGTTGCGCAGCGCTGCTGAAATTTCTGCAAAACGAGGCCAGGTTTCCAAAAACATTTGATGAAGTGCCGGCGGCCGGAACACATATGCTTTCAAAGTCGCTTGGAACAGGTGTTCTCGAATTGGGCCGTTACGATCCTCAAAGCGGAACAAATATTCGGCAGCGGGCGGAAATTCGTAGCTTCACGGGCTTTCGCCCTCCAAAACCTGCCGATTACAAAATCTTGCAGAAATGGCTGGCCGCTGAGGCGATCGAGGAACCGGAACCGGATCAGGATCGAGCGCTCTTTGAGTGCCTGAAAGCATGGTGCCTGAAAAACAGGGTGGAACTGCCTACGGAAGGCCAGCAAGAGCGCATTATTAATGCCGCAGTTGCAGCTTTCGAAGAATCCCTGTTTGCGAAAATTTCCAGCGGGTTGTCGGAACACAGCCGAACAGCCATCGACCGCATGTTGACGCCTGTGACATCGGAAGATGGGGACAACAGCACTGCGCTCTTCAGCTTGCTCAAAGGCGATGCGGGCAAGCCGAGCCTGAACAGCGTGTTCACCGAACTTTCAAAGCTGGCGGAAATCGATGCGCTGAATTTGCCTGCTGACCTGTTTGACGGAACACCGCATAAAACCGTGGATCTTTACCGCTGCCGTGCGGCCACGGAATCCATTCGGGACATGCGCCGTCACCCTGAAGCCGTCCGTTATACGCTGGCCGCCGCTTTTTTCAGCGAGCGGCGGCGGGAAGTGATTGATGGCCTGATCGAGCTTTTGATCCAGATCATCCATAAGCTTCAGGTTCAGGCGGAAAAAAGGGTCATCAGGGAACTGGTCGGCGGCATCCGGGAGGTTTCGAACAAGAAGGCGACGTTGTACAAGGTGGCGGAAGCTGCCGTCGCCCATCCTGACGGCAAGATTCGAGACGTTCTGTTTCCAGTGGTCGGGGAACAGGTACTGGCCGATCTGGTCAGGGAATATCAGGCAAGCGGCCCGCTTTATACGGAGCGGGTCGAGATTTACGTCCGCAACTCCTACAAAAGACATTATAGAAGGATGGTGCCGGCAATTCTGGAAGCGCTGCGATTTCAGTCCGGCAACCAGTATCATCAGCCTGTCACCGGAGCGCTCCGTTATCTACAGGCAAACAGCCCGGCGCAACGGAACGTCCCGATAGATGAAGTGCCGATAGACGGCATCGTGCCGAGATCGCTGCAACCTTTGCTCATCGAGGGCGGCAATCAGGAACGGCACATAAACCGGATCAGCTACGAAATCTGCGTTCTGCGGGCCTTGCGCAACGGTTTGCGCTGCCGGGAAGTCTGGGTGGACGGCGCAAACCGTTACCGCAATCCCGATGACGATGTGCCGCAGGATTTTGAAGAGCGGCGGCAGGTCTATTATCAGGATTTGCGCCTGCCGGAGACGGCGGACTCATTTGTCAGCGATCTGCGCGGCAAAATGGCGGAGGCCCTTTGTTCTCTGAACCAGACCTTGTCGCGCAATCCGAAAGTATCGCTGCGGCTGCACGGCAAGAACCTCATAAAGGTGAGTCCGCTGGAACCACAGCCAGAGCCGCAGTTCCTGCAAAAACTCAAAGCGGAAGTGGCCGGCCGGTGGCCGCTGACCAGCCTGCTCGATATCGTCAAGGAGGCGGACTTTCAGACGGGCTTCACCGATATGTTCCGCGGCCTTGGTGACCGCGAAATTCTGAGCCGGGAAAAGCTGCAACCCCGGCTGCTGTTATGCCTCTATGCCCTGGGAACCAATACCGGCCTGAAGCGGATATTGGCAGGCGGCAGTGATCTCACCTTTGACGAGCTGCGCTATGTACGGGAGCGTTACATTCACAAGGACGCGCTGAAAGCCGCGATCGCCAGGGTGGTCAACGCGACGCTGAAAGTCCGCCACCCTGAAGTCTGGGGCGAAGGCACGATGGGCTGCGCTTCGGACTCCAAGCAAATCCACGCCTGGGACCAGAACCTGATGAGCGAATGGCACATTCGTTACAAGGGCCGCGGCGTCATGGTCTACTGGCATGTCGAGAAAAACTCGCTTTGCATCTATTCGCAGCTCAAACGCTGTTCGTCCTCGGAAGTGGGCGCGATGATCGAAGGCGTGATGCGCCATTGCACGGATATGGAGATCGACAGGCAGTATGTGGACAGCCACGGTCAGAGCGAGGTGGCGTTTGCCTTTTGCGAGCTGCTCGGTTTTTCGCTGATGCCGCGCCTGAAAGGGATAGCGAGGCAAAAGCTCTATCTGCCGGAAGCCGGCGCCGGCCGGCAGTATGACAATCTGACGCCGATCCTGACACGGCCGATCAACTGGGATCTGATCGCGCAGCAATATGACCAGATGGTCAAATACGCCGCCGCCCTGCAAAAAGGCACGGCCCATGCGGAATCCATCCTGCGGCGCTTTACCCGTAACAATCGCCAGCATCCCACATATCAGGCCCTGGCCGAGCTGGGCCGGGCCGTCAAAACGATCTTCCTGTGCCAGTATCTGGAATCCGAAGAGCTGCGCCAGGAAATCCATGAAGCGCTGAACGTCGTCGAAAACTGCAACAGCACCGTCGAGTTTATTTTCTTTGCCCGCAACAGCGAGCTGTCCTCGAACCAGCTCGTCAATCAGGAAATCTCGGTGCTGGCCCTGCATTTGCTGCAGGTCTGCCTGGTCTATGTGAACACGCTGATGATCCAGCAGGTGCTGGCGGAAAAAAACTGGCTGGGCCGTATGAGGGAGGAGGACCGCAGAGCCCTGACTGCTCTGATCTATGCCCACGTCACGCCTTACGGCTCATTCGCGCTTGACATGACCAAGCGTTTGTTTCCGGAACCGGAGCCGGTGAAGCTGGCGGCATAA